The DNA region GCGTTAATATCCATGACGCGATCAAAACCGGCTCCCCTGACAGGGACCGGTATATCGACAATTATATTGTCACCCTGGAACGGCTGGGAGAGGCAGGGATACACCTGGTTTGTTATAACTTCATGCCTGTCTTTGACTGGACCCGGACCGACCTGTCCCGGAAACGAGATGACGGCAGCACCACCATGGCCTACGATCAGAAAATAATCGACACCATCGATCCTGCGGCTATGACCAATTCCATCAACGCCCAGTCCAAAGGTTATGTGATGGCCGGCTGGGAGCCGGAACGGCTGGGCCATCTGAAAGAACTTTTTGAGATGTACCAAGGGGTGGACGGAGAAAAACTCTTTGGCAATTTACAGTACTTTTTGAACCGCATCATGCCGGTCTGTGATAAGTATGGCATCAATATGGCTATTCATCCGGATGATCCCGCATGGTCTGTTTTCGGCCTTCCCCGGATTGTGGGCGCTAAGGATCAGCTGCTCCGGCTTATCAAGGCGGTGGATAATCCCCACAACGGGGTAACCCTCTGCACCGGGAGCCTAGGGACCAATCCCAAAAACGATATTCCCGATATTATTACTGCGCTAAAGGGGCGCATACATTTTGCCCATGTACGGAACCTGCGGCATAACAGTCCCGGTGATTTTGAGGAATCGGCACACCTTTCCCGGGACGGATCCCTGGACCTCTTTCAAATCATCAAGGCTCTCTACGATATTGGCTTTGATGGGCCCATCAGGCCCGATCATGGCCGCGCAATCTGGGGGGAGGTCTCCATGCCCGGCTACGGTCTTTACGACCGGGCTTTGGGGGCCACCTATCTTAACGGCCTGTGGGAAGCTATCGAAAAGATGTCCCGATAATTTTGTTGAACCCAGAGGTGGGATATGCTTTTATTAAATAAAAAAACTGTGAAAGAACAGAAAGTAGAATTTGAAAAGGCAGGGATCAGGGTCCCGGATTTTGATATCAATGCCCTGGGGAAGCGCAGTTTTGATGCGCCGGTCTGGGTGCATTTCAGCGTAGGAAACCTGTTTAAGGCCTACCATGCCATGCTGGCCCAGCGGCTTATAGAAATGGGCGCCATGGATCGCGGCATTATTGCCGTCGCACCTTTCGACCACGAGCTTATAAAAAAGGTATTCCTGCCCCATGACAATCTGTACATACATGTGACCATGAAGGCCGATAGCAGCCTTGAAAAGTCTGTCGTCGCCAGTGTTACCGAGGCGCTTGCTGCGGACAGCGCCGATCCTGCCCAGTGGGAACGGCTAAGGGCGATTTTTTGCGCCCTCAGTTTGCAGATAGTATCTCTGTCAATTACCGAGAAGGGCTATGATCTCAGGAATATGGACGGTTCATTCAAACCGGAAATTCTGAAGGAATTTGAAGCAGGCCCTGCCGCCCCGGTTCACGGGATGACCAAGCTTACCGCGCTGCTGTACGAGCGTTATACCAGGGGAAGCGGTCGGCCCCTGGCCCTGGTTAGTACCGACAACTTTTCCCATAATGGGGATAAGCTCAAGGCCGCAATATTGGCGGTAGCCGGAGAATGGAAGGCCCGATCCTTTGTGGATCAGGGCTTTGTAAACTGGCTCTCGGATCCGGCAAAGGCTGCATTTCCCCTCACCATGATAGATAAGATAACCCCTTATCCATCAGAAAAAGTGCGGGATCAACTTGAAGCGATAGGCCTTGGAGGTATGGAAATAGTCGATACCGGCGGACATTCAGCGAACGCTCCCTTTGTAAATACCGAAGAAGCGGAGTACCTGGTAATTGAAGACGCTTTCCCCAATGGGCGCCCTCCCCTTGAAAAGGCCGGAGTTTATTTTACAGACAGGGCAACCGTTGATAAGGTTGAGAAAATGAAGGTCTGCACTTGCCTCAACCCGCTCCATACGGCCCTTGCGATTTTTGGCTGTCTGTTGGGCTACAGTTCTATTGCTGCTGAAATGAAGGACCCGGACCTGGTAACCCTGGTTAGAAAAATAGCCTATGATGAGGGGATGCCGGTGGTTACCGATCCTGGTATCATAAAGCCCGCAGATTTCGTACGGGAGGTGCTTGAAAAACGTTTTTCCAATCCCAATATCCCCGACACCCCCCAGCGTATAGCCACAGACACTTCCCAGAAACTGGGCATACGTTTCGGTGAGACCATCAAGCTGTATACCCTGAATCCGGCGCTTGATATTAAAAAACTGGTCCTGATCCCCCTGGTTTTAGCGGCCTGGTGCCGGTATTTACTTGGCCTTGATGATCAGGGCAAGGCTTTTGCCCCCAGCCCTGATCCCCTGCTGGTAAATTTACAGGAAGCCCTGGAAGGGGTCGCCTTGGGAAATCCCGGTTCGGCGGCAGGAAAACTAAGGCCCATTCTTTCCAACCAGAAAATATTTGCGGTAAATCTGTATGATGTAGGACTGGGTAAACCTGTGGAAAGCTATTTCGCAGAATTGCTGACCGGGCCAGGGGCAGTGAGAAAAACACTGCAAAAATATCTGGAATACTAAGAGCGAGAGTAAAATGAAAACGATTTTTATGGACGGGAATTTTCTTCTTTCAACAGAAATAAGCAGGAAGCTCTATCATGAGGCTGCGGCGGGGGAGCCGATCTTTGACTATCACTGCCACCTCAACCCTAAGGAGATCGCGGAAAATCGCCGCTTTGCAAACCTGAGCGAAATTTGGCTGGCCGGAGACCACTATAAATGGCGGGTCATGCGGGCTAACGGCATTGATGAGCGGCTTATCACCGGGGATGCCGACCCCTACGACAAATTCCTCGCCTGGGCAGAAACAGTTCCCCGGCTTTTAGGGAACCCCCTCTACCATTGGAGTCACCTGGAACTACAGCGTTACTTTGATATTTATGAACCATTGAGTAAAGCCAATGCCCCCCAAGTCTGGAATGCGGCTAATGAAAAACTGAAAAATGACGAGGCCCTTTCGGTGTACGGGATTTTCCGCCGCTTTAAGGTGTATGCCGTGGGAACCACCGACGATCCTGCGGATGGCCTTGAATGGCATGATACAATCAGTGCCGCTGGGAAAACAGAAACAAAGGTATTACCATCATTTAGACCGGATCGGGCTTTAAATGTTGAGAAACCGGATTTTCCTGAATATATAAACCACCTTGGAAAAGCTGCGGGGAAGAATATCACTAATATTGATGATCTGCTTGCTGTTTTGCGGGATCGGATAAATTTCTTTGATAAACATGGCTGTTGTGCGGCGGATCACGGTCTTGAATATCTGCCCTTTGAGACCGCAAGGGACGGAAGTACAGGATCCCAGTGGGAAAAAGAGGCAGGAGCCGTCTTCGCTAAGGCTCTTTCCGGCGGAACTGCGGATAGGCAGGAAGTCGAGTCCTTCAAGACCTTTGTCCTCTGTTTTCTTGCCGGGGAATACCATGACCACGACTGGGCCATGCAGCTGCACCTCTCCGCCCTGCGGACCATCAATACCCCTATGCTCAAGATACTTGGACCTGATACAGGTTACGATGTGGTCCACGATCATCCGGTAGCCGCCAAACTTTCCCGGCTCCTGGATACGGTGGAAGAACGGGGTAAACTCCCAAAGGTCATTCTCTATAGTCTCAATCCCAAGGATTTTTATCCCCTAGCCACGGTGATGGGATCTTTTCAAGGTGACGGCATACCTGGTAAAATGCAGCTTGGTTCGGCATGGTGGTTTCTGGATCATCGGGATGGCATGGAAAACCAGATGCGGCTTCTGGCCAATACGGGGCTGCTCTCCCGTTTTGTGGGGATGCTTACCGATTCCCGCAGCTTCCTTTCCTATCCCCGGCACGAATACTTCCGCCGTATACTCTGTAACCTCATAGGCGGCTGGGCTGAAAACGGCGAAGTCCCGGATGATTTCTTCCTTCTGGGAGACATGGTAAGGGATATCTCTTTCAGAAATGCTTTGCGATACTTTGAAAATAGTAATAATAGTAATAAAGGAGTTTATTATGGAAAAAATAATTGAAGAATTGGGAAAGATCGGAATAGTTCCGGTAATCAAAATTGACGATGTTGAAAAGTCGGTTCCCCTGGCAAAGGCCCTAATCGCCGGAGGCATTCCCTGCGCGGAGGTCACCTTCAGGACTGCCGAAGGGGAAGAGGCCATACGCCGCATAAACGCTGAGGTTCCCGATATCCTGCTTGGGGCGGGTACGGTACTAAGTACCGATCAGGTTGACCGGGCGATTAACGCGGGGGCGAAGTTTATTGTGAGTCCGGGATTCAACCCGAAGGTTGTGGCCTACTGTATTAAAAAAGGAATCCCCATAGTGCCCGGCTGCTCTAATCCTTCAGATATTGAACAGGCCCTTGAATTTGGCCTTGATGTGATAAAATTTTTCCCTGCGGAACAGTCCGGGGGGCTTGAGTATATCAAAGCCATTGCCGCTCCCTATACCCAGCTCAGATTCATGCCCACCGGGGGAATAAACCAGAATAATATTGCTAAATATACCGGCTATGAGCGGATAGTGGCCTGCGGAGGTTCCTGGATGGTCGGCGCGGACCTTATAAACACCGGGGATTTTGATCGGATAACCCAGCTCTGCAAAGAGGCGGTTCAGGCGGTTCTGGGATTTTCAGTTGCCCATTTTGGTATCAACACTAAAAATGCAGAAACGGCGCTTAAAGCAGCAAATCTGTTCAGCGCCCTTTTCGGGTTTACCCTTAAAGATGGTAATTCGTCGATCTTTGCCAGTGACAATATAGAGATCATGAAAGAAACCGGCCTGGGCGCCAACGGCCATATAGGCATCGGGACTAACAGTTTACTCCGGGCTATTGCCTGGTTTGAACGGCAGGGTATAAAATTTAACCCGGGCAGCGCCAAAAAAGACAATAAGGGTAACATAACGGTGATCTATCTGGAAGAAGAAATCGCCGGATTTGCGGTACATTTGGTACAAAGAAAATCAACAACCTCGCCCTAAAAGCTCCCCTGCGAAAGCAGGTTCTTAGGTATGTTGTTCTTATAAGGTATTTGTATTCGGGGTTTAATACCCTTTTTACGCGCCCTAAAGGGCGGGGTATTAAACCCCTCAACACGAATAAAAAATTAATTATCAGGAGATTATCATGGGAAAGATCGTTACTTTTGGTGAAATTATGCTGCGCCTTGCCCCGGAAGGGTATTACCGTTTTGTCCAGGCATCCAGCTACGGCGCTACCTACGGCGGCGGGGAGGCCAATGTGGCGGTGTCCCTGGCGAACTTTGGCGCCGATGCCGCCTTTGTTACTAAACTGCCGAAACACGAAATCGGCCAGGGGGCGGTGAACAGTCTGCGACAGTTCGGTGTGGACACATCGAAGATAGTTCGTGGGGGCAGCCGGGTGGGCATTTATTTTCTGGAGAAGGGCGCTTCCCAGCGGGCTTCCAAGGTTATCTATGACCGCGCGGGTTCCGCCATTGCAACTGCGGAGCTGAAGGACTTTGACTGGCCCTCTATCTTTGAAGGGGTTTCCTGGTTTCACTTTACGGGAATTACCCCGGCTCTGGGGGATACGGTGGCGGCTATTACCCTGGAAGCCTGCAAAACCGCAAAGGCCAGGGGAATTACGGTCTCCTGCGATCTTAATTACCGGAAAAACCTCTGGTCCCGTGAAAAGGCAGGAGAGGTGATGGCAGGCCTCATGCCCTTTGTGGATCTGTGTATTGCCAATGAGGAGGACGCATCGGATGTGTTTGGTATTCACGCCCGGAACAGCGATATTAACTCCGGCAAGATCAACCGTGAAGGCTACCAGGAAGTGGCCAAGGCTCTGACGGAAAGATTCGGATTCAAGAAAGTCGCAATAACCCTGCGGGAATCTTTTTCCGCCAATGATAATAACTGGGCAGCCATGCTCTACGTTGACGGAACAGCGTATTTCTCAAAAAAATACCCGGTTCATATCGTGGACAGAGTAGGAGGCGGCGACAGTTTTGGCGCCGGGCTTATCTATGGAACATTACAGGCTTATGCTCCCCAGGAAACGGTAGAATTTGCAGTAGCCGCAAGCTGCCTGAAACATTCCATTGAGGGCGACTTTAACCAGATTTCGGTGGAAGAAGTAACGAAGCTTGCCGGAGGTGACGCCTCAGGGCGGGTACAGCGCTAAACAATTTTGCCTAACTCCATAATATCTACAAATTCCCGGTATATACTTACCTCAGAAACAATGAGGAAGGTGTCAGATGAAAAGAAATATCGCCCTATATGGACTCCTGATGGCCCTGGTTTTAATCCTCCCGGGCTGCAGCCGGGGTAATTCGGCAAAATCCCTAGATTTCGCCGTCAAAACCGGGGTGGCAGTCCCCAGTAACAGGGCTGGTCAAACTGCAGGAAACCCGGTGAACAGGATACCCGTTGCCGCGCCCGCCGCGCCTTACCGGAACCCGGCGGTGATAGACGGCGCCGGACAAAGCATCGCCACCACATTCACCTCCCGCCGCTATGCGCCCATCACGGTGCAGGCGGGAATCCCGGTCAAGTGGACCATCAAGGTGGAGCCGGGAAACCTGACCGGCTGCAATAACGCAATAATAATCCCGAAGTTCAAAATTAGGCAGCGTTTGCAGGTCGGGGAAACGGTGGTGGAGTTTACCCCCACTGAAACCGGGAATATCGCCTATTCTTGCTGGATGGGGATGATACGAAGCGTCATCACCGTGGTGGATGACTTGGCCGCTGAAAGCTCAGGATCCTTCCAGCCGGCCCTGTACCGGCCCGGGGAGGCGGTATTGCGGACTGCGGCCCTTGGGCCTCGTGGGGATTCCGCCCTTGAAGAGGATGAAGATGATTTTTCCGGCTTTGGTGGGTCTGGTGGTTGTTGCGGGGCCGGGGGGTTTGCCCTTGAAGGGGACGATCCTTACTTGGATCAGGATGACGGTTACGCCTGGAACCAGGATGATTTTGATGATCCGGGGGATGCCCTTGCCCAAAACGGATTCGGCGGTGGTTGCTGTGGCGGCGGTTCGAGAAGACTTTAAAAAAATACATCAATAAGGATAAATGAATGAAAAAATGCGTATTATTAATTGTAGGGGCCCTGCTGGTTTTGGCGGGCTGCAACCGGGCACAGACCGGGAGCAGGGAGTCCGATGAGGCCCTGGAGGCGTTTAATGCCATAGTCAAGGCAAACCTGGGGCGAAAGGGCTACCATGATGCCCTCAAGCATTGGGGGCTTTCCCTGCCCGGGGGTGGGAAGTTCGAGTGGACCAAGGATACCGGGGCGAACAACATCGACTTTGCAATGGTGATCCCTGCGGAGCCTTTTATCCGGGCGGGACTGGATGTGACGCGCCTTGATGGGTCAGGCTATGTGTTCCAGGCCTCTAAAACCGAGGGCGGGGAGGTCTTGCCGGACTTGTTATTGCATCCTTACAACGTAAGTGATAAAAAG from Treponema primitia ZAS-2 includes:
- the uxuA gene encoding mannonate dehydratase, whose product is MQMTMRWFGTGYDSVKLEYIRQVPGVTGIITTLYGALPGEVWEKEAIAALKAEVETAGLSIAGIESVNIHDAIKTGSPDRDRYIDNYIVTLERLGEAGIHLVCYNFMPVFDWTRTDLSRKRDDGSTTMAYDQKIIDTIDPAAMTNSINAQSKGYVMAGWEPERLGHLKELFEMYQGVDGEKLFGNLQYFLNRIMPVCDKYGINMAIHPDDPAWSVFGLPRIVGAKDQLLRLIKAVDNPHNGVTLCTGSLGTNPKNDIPDIITALKGRIHFAHVRNLRHNSPGDFEESAHLSRDGSLDLFQIIKALYDIGFDGPIRPDHGRAIWGEVSMPGYGLYDRALGATYLNGLWEAIEKMSR
- a CDS encoding mannitol dehydrogenase family protein is translated as MLLLNKKTVKEQKVEFEKAGIRVPDFDINALGKRSFDAPVWVHFSVGNLFKAYHAMLAQRLIEMGAMDRGIIAVAPFDHELIKKVFLPHDNLYIHVTMKADSSLEKSVVASVTEALAADSADPAQWERLRAIFCALSLQIVSLSITEKGYDLRNMDGSFKPEILKEFEAGPAAPVHGMTKLTALLYERYTRGSGRPLALVSTDNFSHNGDKLKAAILAVAGEWKARSFVDQGFVNWLSDPAKAAFPLTMIDKITPYPSEKVRDQLEAIGLGGMEIVDTGGHSANAPFVNTEEAEYLVIEDAFPNGRPPLEKAGVYFTDRATVDKVEKMKVCTCLNPLHTALAIFGCLLGYSSIAAEMKDPDLVTLVRKIAYDEGMPVVTDPGIIKPADFVREVLEKRFSNPNIPDTPQRIATDTSQKLGIRFGETIKLYTLNPALDIKKLVLIPLVLAAWCRYLLGLDDQGKAFAPSPDPLLVNLQEALEGVALGNPGSAAGKLRPILSNQKIFAVNLYDVGLGKPVESYFAELLTGPGAVRKTLQKYLEY
- the uxaC gene encoding glucuronate isomerase; the protein is MKTIFMDGNFLLSTEISRKLYHEAAAGEPIFDYHCHLNPKEIAENRRFANLSEIWLAGDHYKWRVMRANGIDERLITGDADPYDKFLAWAETVPRLLGNPLYHWSHLELQRYFDIYEPLSKANAPQVWNAANEKLKNDEALSVYGIFRRFKVYAVGTTDDPADGLEWHDTISAAGKTETKVLPSFRPDRALNVEKPDFPEYINHLGKAAGKNITNIDDLLAVLRDRINFFDKHGCCAADHGLEYLPFETARDGSTGSQWEKEAGAVFAKALSGGTADRQEVESFKTFVLCFLAGEYHDHDWAMQLHLSALRTINTPMLKILGPDTGYDVVHDHPVAAKLSRLLDTVEERGKLPKVILYSLNPKDFYPLATVMGSFQGDGIPGKMQLGSAWWFLDHRDGMENQMRLLANTGLLSRFVGMLTDSRSFLSYPRHEYFRRILCNLIGGWAENGEVPDDFFLLGDMVRDISFRNALRYFENSNNSNKGVYYGKNN
- a CDS encoding bifunctional 4-hydroxy-2-oxoglutarate aldolase/2-dehydro-3-deoxy-phosphogluconate aldolase, which translates into the protein MEKIIEELGKIGIVPVIKIDDVEKSVPLAKALIAGGIPCAEVTFRTAEGEEAIRRINAEVPDILLGAGTVLSTDQVDRAINAGAKFIVSPGFNPKVVAYCIKKGIPIVPGCSNPSDIEQALEFGLDVIKFFPAEQSGGLEYIKAIAAPYTQLRFMPTGGINQNNIAKYTGYERIVACGGSWMVGADLINTGDFDRITQLCKEAVQAVLGFSVAHFGINTKNAETALKAANLFSALFGFTLKDGNSSIFASDNIEIMKETGLGANGHIGIGTNSLLRAIAWFERQGIKFNPGSAKKDNKGNITVIYLEEEIAGFAVHLVQRKSTTSP
- a CDS encoding sugar kinase: MGKIVTFGEIMLRLAPEGYYRFVQASSYGATYGGGEANVAVSLANFGADAAFVTKLPKHEIGQGAVNSLRQFGVDTSKIVRGGSRVGIYFLEKGASQRASKVIYDRAGSAIATAELKDFDWPSIFEGVSWFHFTGITPALGDTVAAITLEACKTAKARGITVSCDLNYRKNLWSREKAGEVMAGLMPFVDLCIANEEDASDVFGIHARNSDINSGKINREGYQEVAKALTERFGFKKVAITLRESFSANDNNWAAMLYVDGTAYFSKKYPVHIVDRVGGGDSFGAGLIYGTLQAYAPQETVEFAVAASCLKHSIEGDFNQISVEEVTKLAGGDASGRVQR
- a CDS encoding cupredoxin domain-containing protein, with the protein product MKRNIALYGLLMALVLILPGCSRGNSAKSLDFAVKTGVAVPSNRAGQTAGNPVNRIPVAAPAAPYRNPAVIDGAGQSIATTFTSRRYAPITVQAGIPVKWTIKVEPGNLTGCNNAIIIPKFKIRQRLQVGETVVEFTPTETGNIAYSCWMGMIRSVITVVDDLAAESSGSFQPALYRPGEAVLRTAALGPRGDSALEEDEDDFSGFGGSGGCCGAGGFALEGDDPYLDQDDGYAWNQDDFDDPGDALAQNGFGGGCCGGGSRRL